A single region of the Neomonachus schauinslandi chromosome 3, ASM220157v2, whole genome shotgun sequence genome encodes:
- the MARCHF7 gene encoding E3 ubiquitin-protein ligase MARCHF7 isoform X2: protein MESKPSRIPRRISVQPPSSLSARMMSGSRGNSLNDTYHSRESSFRLDSEYQSTSASASASPFQSPWYSESEITQGARSRSQNQQRDHDSKRPKLSCTNCTSTSVGRNTGHGLNAVSDSSWRHNQVPRSSSMVLGSFGTDLMRERRDLERRADSSISNLMDYSHRSGDFTTSSYVQDRVPSSYSQGARPKDNSVSTLQLNTSSTNHQMPSEHQTIPCSRDSSRNSLRSNSSPRELESPQSSTQPGFSYVSNRDETSSSSDRVGSSQRSFQESSDNEGRRSTRRLLSRIASSMSSTFFSRRSSQDSLNTRSLSSENSYVSPRILTASQSRSNAASTSDVPDNRASEASQGFRFLRRRWGLSSLSQNHSSEPDSENFNQEPEGRNTGPWLSSSLRNRCTPLFSRRRREGRDESSRIPTSDIPPRSHHIFRRESNEVVHLEAQSDPLGATANRSQASAASSNAATGGSTSDSAHSGRNTGITGVLPGSLFRFAVPPALGNNLTDNVMITVDIIPSGWSSSDGKSDKTKSAPSRDPERLQKIKESLLLEDSEEEEGDLCRICQMAAASSSNLLIEPCKCTGSLQYVHQECMKKWLQAKINSGSSLEAVTTCELCKEKLQLNLEDFDIHELHRAHANEQAEYEFISSGLYLVVLLHLCEQSFSDMMGNTNEPSTRVRFINLARTLQAHMEDLETSEDDSEEDGDHNRTFDIA, encoded by the exons ATGGAGTCTAAACCTTCAAGGATTCCAAGAAGAATTTCTGTTCAACCCCCCAGCTCTTTAAGTGCTAGGATGATGTCTGGAAGCAGAGGAAATAGTTTAAATGATACCTATCACTCAAGAGAGTCTTCATTTAGACTGGATTCTGAATATCAG tCTACATCAGCATCAGCATCTGCATCACCATTTCAGTCTCCATGGTATAGTGAATCTGAGATAACTCAGGGAGCACGATCAAGATCACAAAACCAGCAACGGGATCATGATTCAAAAAGACCTAAACTTTCCTGCACAAACTGTACATCTACCTCAGTCGGGAGAAATACTGGACATGGTTTAAATGCAGTATCAG attcttcATGGAGACATAATCAAGTTCCCAGATCTTCATCAATGGTACTTGGATCATTTGGAACTGActtaatgagagagagaagagatttaGAGAGAAGAGCAGATTCTTCCATTAGTAATCTTATGGATTATAGTCACCGAAGTGGTGATTTCACAACTTCATCAT atGTTCAAGACAGAGTTCCTTCTTCATATTCACAGGGAGCAAGACCAAAAGATAACTCAGTGAGCACTTTACAGTTGAATACATCATCCACAAACCACCAAATGCCTTCTGAACATCAGACCATACCATGTTCTAGGGACTCTAGTAGAAATTCTCTAAGATCAAATTCTTCTCCAAGAGAATTGGAATCTCCCCAAAGCAGTACACAACCTGGATTTTCTTATGTTTCAAATAGAGATGAAACCTCAAGCAGTTCAGATAGGGTTGGTTCATCTCAAAGATCATTTCAAGAATCTTCTGACAACGAAGGTAGACGTTCGACCAGGAGATTGCTGTCGCGTATAGCTTCTAGTATGTCATCTACCTTTTTTTCACGAAGATCTAGCCAGGATTCCTTGAATACAAGATCATTGAGTTCTGAAAATTCTTACGTGTCTCCAAGAATCTTGACAGCTTCACAGTCTCGTAGCAATGCAGCATCAACTTCTGATGTTCCCGATAATAGGGCATCTGAAGCTTCTCAGGGATTTCGATTTCTTAGGCGAAGATGGGGTTTGTCCTCTCTTAGCCAAAATCATAGCTCTGAGCCAGATTCAGAAAATTTTAACCAAGAACCTGAAGGTAGAAATACAGGACCATGGTTATCTTCCTCACTTAGAAATAGATGCACACCTTTGTTCTCTAGAAGGAGACGAGAGGGACGAGATGAATCTTCAAGGATACCTACCTCTGATATACCACCTAGATCTCATCATATTTTTAGAAGAGAATCAAATGAAGTGGTTCACCTTGAAGCACAGAGTGATCCCCTTGGGGCTACTGCCAACAGATCACAAGCATCTGCTGCTTCGAGTAATGCTGCTACAGGTGGCTCCACATCAGATTCAGCCCACAGTGGAAGAAATACAGGAATAACAGGGGTCCTTCCTGGTTCCTTATTTCGATTTGCAGTCCCCCCAGCACTTGGAAATAATTTGACCGACAATGTCATGATTACTGTAGATATTATTCCTTCAGGTTGGAGTTCATCTGATGGAAAAAGTGATAAAACTAAAAGTGCACCTTCAAGAGACCCAGAAAGactgcagaaaataaaagagag cCTCCTTTTAGAGGActctgaagaagaagaaggtgacTTATGTAGGATTTGTCAGATGGCAGCTGCATCATCATCTAACTTGCTGATAGAGCCATGCAAGTGCACAGGAAGTTTGCAGTATGTCCACCAAGAATGTATGAAAAAGTGGTTACAGGCCAAAATTAACTCTG GTTCTTCATTAGAGGCTGTAACCACCTGTGAACTCTGTAAAGAGAAGTTGCAGCTTAACCTGGAGGATTTTGATATTCATGAACTACATAGAGCTCATGCAAATGAACAA GCTGAGTATGAGTTTATCAGCTCTGGTCTCTACCTAGTTGTGTTATTGCACTTGTGCGAACAAAGCTTTTCTGATATGatgggaaatacaaatgaacCAAGCACACGTGTCCGA